In Prunus dulcis chromosome 1, ALMONDv2, whole genome shotgun sequence, the following are encoded in one genomic region:
- the LOC117631173 gene encoding putative glutamine amidotransferase GAT1_2.1: MANSDVSMVLPRVLIVSRRTLRKNKFVDFVGEYHLDLIVSYGAVPVIVPRVSGVHMLLQSFEPIHGVLLCEGEDIDPSHYDAQLSGFSPDELEEIGKLHASDTAIDKEKDSIELGLAKLCLERNIPYLGICRGSQVLNVACGGTLYQDVERELLKECPDQSCAQRVAHINYENYDGHRHGVTVVENTPLHQWFKDSLDDEKMEMWVNSYHHQGVKRLAERFAPMAFAPDGLVEGFYDPDAYNPEEGKFIMGLQFHPERMRQQDSDNFEYPGCAAAYREFVKAVRAYEKKLSQNSACVPKAPQLDQDLEMKRNNIARSFSIAKNMYSRRGIVSGKESDQLDVGAEFLEANTALSLQQEKRLKQMGATVRNASAYIQRLNMSEERERVARAIIGKMSIEQLSDLLSFYRIMSQMCSDALDTKFHDLLNNEVEVDGS; encoded by the exons ATGGCTAATTCTGATGTGTCAATGGTTTTGCCTAGGGTTCTTATCGTCTCTCGACGAACCCTCCGCAAGAACAAGTTCGTAGATTTCGTGG GAGAATATCATCTAGATCTAATTGTAAGCTATGGAGCAGTACCTGTTATTGTCCCCAGAGTCAGTGGAGTCCACATGCTACTCCAAAGCTTTGAACCAATACATGGAGTTCTTCTCTGCGAAGGTGAAGACATTGATCCGTCCCATTACGATGCGCAGCTCTCTGGTTTCTCTCCAGACGAGCTAGAAGAAATTGGCAAGCTACATGCAAGCGATACCGCCATTGATAAAGAGAAAGACTCCATTGAACTGGGGCTTGCAAAGCTATGCCTAGAAAGAAACATCCCATACTTGGGAATATGCAGAGGATCCCAAGTCCTTAATGTTGCATGCGGAGGCACACTTTATCAAGATGTTGAGAGAGAACTTTTGAAAGAATGCCCAGATCAGAGTTGCGCTCAAAGAGTGGCTCACATAAACTATGAGAATTATGACGGGCATAGACATGGGGTGACGGTGGTGGAGAATACACCTTTGCATCAGTGGTTCAAAGATTCTTTGGATGATGAGAAAATGGAGATGTGGGTGAACAGTTATCACCATCAGGGGGTTAAGAGATTGGCAGAGCGATTCGCGCCGATGGCTTTCGCTCCTGATGGTTTGGTTGAAGGGTTTTATGATCCGGATGCCTATAATCCTGAGGAGGGGAAGTTTATTATGGGACTTCAATTCCATCCGGAGAGAATGCGACAACAGGATTCAGACAATTTTGAATATCCAGGATGCGCAGCTGCATATCGG GAATTTGTTAAAGCAGTGAGAGCTTATGAAAAGAAGCTCAGTCAAAACTCGGCATGTGTGCCGAAGGCTCCACAGCTTGATCAGGACCTAGAGATGAAGAGGAATAATATTGCAAGGAGCTTCTCCATTGCCAAAAACATGTATTCTAGGCGTGGAATTGTTTCAGGCAAAGAATCTGATCAACTGGACGTTGGAGCAGAGTTTCTGGAG GCAAATACAGCACTGAGTTTGCAGCAAGAGAAAAGGCTGAAGCAGATGGGGGCAACAGTAAGAAATGCTTCGGCATACATACAACGACTGAACATGAGcgaggagagggagagagttgCAAGGGCCATAATTGGGAAGATGTCGATAGAGCAGCTTTCTGATTTGTTGTCTTTCTACCGCATTATGAGTCAGATGTGTTCCGACGCTTTGGACACCAAGTTCCATGACCTACTTAATAatgaagttgaagttgatggatcttga
- the LOC117616125 gene encoding uncharacterized protein LOC117616125, giving the protein MAVSIPIVAIVTSLHLIAFVFAVGAERRRSTAKIVPDEYDEHTYCVYGTDASTAYGLAAFGLLFVSQTVLNGVTRCLCCGKGLVTGSSTTWTVFFFVFSWTSFLGAEACLLAGSAKNAYHTKYRGIFNADDLSCSTLRKGVFAAAAALTLLSLAGSSFYYWAHSKADTGGWEKHRNEGLDMSTSNYANHEQQQQTGGFEKV; this is encoded by the exons ATGGCAGTCTCCATACCCATAGTGGCCATCGTCACCTCTCTGCACCTCATCGCCTTCGTTTTCGCCGTCGGTGCTGAACGACGCCGTAGCACG GCCAAGATAGTGCCTGATGAGTACGACGAGCACACCTACTGCGTTTACGGGACGGACGCTTCTACGGCGTACGGATTAGCGGCTTTTGGGCTGCTTTTCGTCAGCCAGACGGTGCTAAACGGCGTCACGAGGTGTCTCTGCTGCGGCAAAGGCTTAGTGACTGGCAGCTCCACCACTTGGAccgtcttcttcttcgtcttctcctG GACAAGCTTTTTGGGAGCCGAGGCATGCTTATTGGCAGGGTCAGCAAAGAATGCGTACCACACCAAGTACCGGGGAATCTTTAACGCAGATGACTTGTCCTGTTCCACTCTGCGTAAGGGCGTGTTTGCCGCCGCGGCTGCTCTTACACTGTTGTCATTGGCAGGGTCAAGTTTTTACTACTGGGCACATTCCAAAGCTGATACTGGGGGATGGGAGAAGCACAGAAATGAAGGCCTTGACATGAGCACTTCTAATTATGCAAATCATGAGCAGCAACAGCAAACCGGTGGATTTGAGAAGGTATAG
- the LOC117614945 gene encoding non-specific lipid-transfer protein 2-like, with translation MKSVCYYNVAILCVVAFVLVFGGSQVCTAAVTCSPLELAPCATAITSSSPPSAICCGKLKEQRPCLCKYVKDPNLQKLVNSPNAKKVASTCGSPFPSCSS, from the coding sequence ATGAAATCAGTGTGTTATTATAATGTTGCAATATTGTGCGTTGTAGCTTTTGTTCTTGTCTTTGGGGGAAGCCAGGTGTGTACGGCAGCAGTGACTTGCAGCCCACTGGAGCTAGCTCCATGCGCCACAGCAATCACATCCTCAAGCCCTCCCTCTGCCATATGTTGCGGCAAACTGAAGGAGCAGAGGCCTTGCCTTTGCAAGTATGTCAAGGACCCTAACCTCCAGAAGCTGGTCAACTCCCCAAACGCCAAGAAGGTGGCAAGCACTTGTGGCTCCCCATTTCCCTCATGCTCTAGCTAA